One window of Hylemonella gracilis genomic DNA carries:
- the ilvD gene encoding dihydroxy-acid dehydratase, which translates to MPVYRSLTSTAGRNMAGARSLWRATGMKDGDFSKPIIAVVNSFTQFVPGHVHLKDLGQLVAREIEAAGGVAKEFNTIAVDDGIAMGHDGMLYSLPSRDIIADSVEYMVNAHCADAMVCISNCDKITPGMLMAAMRLNIPVVFVSGGPMEAGKVRLAVPGTQTIQIKKLDLIDAMVMAADDKVSDADLAEVERSACPTCGSCSGMFTANSMNCLTEALGLSLPGNGTVVATHADREQLFKRAGRLVVELCKRYYEQDDETVLPRSMGFKAFENAITLDIAMGGSTNTILHLLAVAQEAEIDFTMDDIDRLSRSVPQLCKVAPNTNKYHIEDVHRAGGIMAILGELDRAGKLHTDVPTVHSKTLKDALDEWDIARKPSEAVKTFYMAGPAGIPTQVAFSQSTRWPSLDTDRAEGCIRAYDHAFSKEGGLAVLFGNIALNGCVVKTAGVDDNLLVFEGPAHVVESQDEAVEHILGDQVKAGDVVVVRYEGPKGGPGMQEMLYPTSYIKSKGLGKACALLTDGRFSGGTSGLSIGHCSPEAAAGGAIGLVKNGDRIRIDIPNRGINVLVSDEELAKRRAEQDQKGWKPAKPRPRKVSAALKAYALLAMSADKGAVRDLSLLGD; encoded by the coding sequence ATGCCCGTATACCGTTCGTTGACATCCACCGCCGGCCGCAACATGGCCGGCGCCCGTTCGCTCTGGCGTGCCACCGGCATGAAGGATGGCGACTTCAGCAAACCCATCATCGCCGTCGTCAACAGCTTCACGCAGTTCGTGCCCGGCCATGTCCACCTGAAGGACCTGGGCCAGCTCGTCGCGCGTGAGATCGAAGCCGCCGGCGGCGTGGCCAAGGAATTCAACACCATCGCGGTCGATGACGGCATCGCGATGGGCCACGATGGCATGCTGTATTCGCTGCCCAGCCGCGACATCATCGCGGACTCGGTGGAATACATGGTCAACGCGCACTGCGCCGATGCGATGGTCTGCATTTCCAACTGCGACAAGATCACGCCCGGCATGCTGATGGCCGCCATGCGCCTGAACATCCCCGTGGTGTTCGTCTCGGGCGGGCCGATGGAAGCCGGCAAAGTGCGCCTCGCGGTGCCCGGCACACAGACCATCCAAATCAAGAAGCTGGACCTGATCGATGCCATGGTCATGGCCGCCGACGACAAGGTCAGTGACGCAGACCTGGCCGAAGTGGAGCGCTCCGCCTGTCCGACCTGCGGCTCCTGCTCGGGCATGTTCACCGCCAATTCCATGAACTGCCTCACCGAAGCCCTGGGCCTGTCCCTGCCGGGCAACGGCACCGTGGTCGCCACCCACGCCGACCGTGAACAGCTGTTCAAGCGCGCCGGCCGTCTGGTGGTGGAACTCTGCAAGCGCTATTACGAGCAGGACGACGAGACCGTGCTGCCGCGTTCCATGGGCTTCAAGGCCTTCGAGAACGCGATCACGCTGGACATCGCCATGGGCGGTTCGACCAACACCATCCTGCACCTGCTGGCCGTGGCGCAGGAAGCCGAGATCGATTTCACGATGGACGACATCGACCGCCTCTCGCGCAGCGTGCCGCAATTGTGCAAGGTCGCGCCCAACACCAACAAGTACCACATCGAGGACGTGCACCGCGCGGGCGGCATCATGGCCATCCTGGGCGAGCTGGACCGCGCCGGCAAGCTGCATACCGACGTGCCCACCGTGCACAGCAAGACGCTCAAGGATGCGCTCGACGAATGGGACATTGCCCGCAAGCCGTCTGAAGCCGTCAAGACCTTCTACATGGCGGGGCCCGCGGGCATCCCGACGCAGGTGGCTTTCAGCCAGTCCACGCGCTGGCCCAGCCTGGACACCGACCGCGCCGAAGGCTGCATCCGTGCCTATGACCACGCGTTCTCGAAGGAAGGCGGTCTGGCCGTGCTGTTCGGCAACATCGCGCTCAATGGTTGCGTGGTGAAGACGGCCGGTGTCGACGACAACCTGCTGGTCTTCGAAGGCCCGGCCCACGTGGTCGAGTCGCAGGACGAAGCGGTGGAGCACATCCTGGGTGACCAGGTGAAAGCGGGTGATGTGGTCGTCGTGCGCTACGAAGGCCCCAAGGGCGGCCCTGGCATGCAAGAAATGCTCTATCCCACGAGCTATATCAAGTCCAAGGGCCTGGGCAAGGCTTGCGCCCTGCTGACCGACGGACGCTTCTCAGGGGGCACCTCGGGCCTGTCCATCGGTCACTGCTCGCCCGAAGCGGCGGCGGGTGGCGCGATCGGCCTGGTGAAGAACGGCGACCGCATCCGCATCGACATCCCCAACCGCGGCATCAACGTGCTGGTCAGCGACGAGGAACTTGCCAAGCGCCGAGCCGAGCAAGACCAAAAGGGCTGGAAGCCCGCCAAGCCGCGTCCGCGCAAGGTCTCGGCGGCGCTCAAGGCCTATGCCTTGCTGGCCATGTCGGCGGACAAGGGCGCGGTGCGCGATCTGTCCTTGCTGGGCGATTGA
- a CDS encoding TRAP transporter large permease, which translates to MTIFIFLASLLGAMALGIPIAFALLASGVALMLHLDMFDAQILAQNFINGADSFPLLAVPFFMLAGEVMNTGGLSRRIVNLAMALVGHVRGGLGYVTILAGCLLSSLSGSAVADAAALTALLLPMMTAAGHSKQTSGGLISATAVIGPIIPPSIAFVIFGVSANLSIGKLFIAGIFPGIMIGLSLALTWWLLCRKGTLQRPPKKSTGEVWKAARESVWALMLPLIIIVGLRMGVFTPTESAVVAAVYALFVATVVYRELSLKSLVPVFVNAAKTSAVIMFLVAAAMVSSWLITVANIPQQLVALLEPFMDNQTLLLLAIMLLIMAVGTAMDMTPTILIMTPVLMPVIKAAGIDPIYFGVLFVINNSIGLITPPVGTVLNVVAGVGRMKMDDIFKGVLPFMWAEFGILLVMTLFPQTVIWPARFLMGG; encoded by the coding sequence ATGACGATTTTCATTTTTCTCGCGAGCCTGCTTGGCGCGATGGCGCTGGGCATCCCCATCGCTTTCGCCCTGCTGGCCAGCGGCGTCGCCCTGATGCTGCACCTGGACATGTTCGACGCGCAGATCCTCGCGCAGAACTTCATCAACGGTGCCGACAGTTTTCCGCTGCTGGCCGTGCCCTTCTTCATGCTCGCTGGCGAGGTCATGAACACGGGCGGCTTGTCGCGGCGCATCGTCAATCTCGCGATGGCGCTGGTCGGCCATGTGCGTGGCGGACTGGGCTATGTGACGATCCTGGCGGGGTGCCTGCTGTCCTCGCTGTCCGGGTCGGCAGTCGCCGACGCGGCGGCCCTCACGGCACTGCTCCTGCCCATGATGACCGCAGCGGGTCATTCCAAGCAGACGTCGGGCGGCCTGATTTCGGCCACTGCCGTGATCGGCCCGATCATCCCGCCCAGCATCGCCTTCGTGATCTTTGGGGTGTCGGCCAACCTGTCCATCGGTAAGCTCTTCATTGCCGGCATCTTTCCCGGCATCATGATCGGTCTGAGCCTGGCCCTCACCTGGTGGCTGCTCTGCCGCAAGGGCACGCTGCAGCGCCCGCCGAAGAAGTCAACGGGAGAAGTCTGGAAAGCCGCGCGCGAATCGGTCTGGGCGTTGATGCTGCCGCTGATCATCATTGTTGGTCTGCGCATGGGGGTCTTCACGCCAACCGAGTCCGCCGTGGTCGCCGCTGTCTACGCCCTGTTCGTCGCCACCGTGGTCTACCGCGAGCTGTCGCTCAAATCCCTGGTGCCGGTCTTCGTCAACGCAGCCAAGACTTCGGCAGTGATCATGTTCCTGGTGGCGGCCGCCATGGTGTCGTCGTGGTTGATCACCGTGGCCAATATTCCACAGCAACTGGTTGCGCTGCTTGAGCCTTTCATGGACAACCAGACGCTGCTGCTGCTCGCCATCATGCTGCTCATCATGGCCGTCGGCACGGCGATGGACATGACGCCCACCATTCTGATCATGACCCCGGTGCTCATGCCGGTGATCAAGGCCGCCGGCATCGACCCGATCTACTTCGGCGTGCTCTTCGTCATCAACAACTCGATCGGCCTGATCACGCCACCGGTGGGCACCGTGCTGAACGTCGTGGCCGGCGTGGGCCGCATGAAGATGGACGATATCTTCAAGGGGGTTCTGCCCTTTATGTGGGCCGAGTTTGGCATCCTGCTCGTCATGACGCTCTTCCCCCAGACGGTGATCTGGCCCGCGCGGTTCCTGATGGGCGGCTAG
- a CDS encoding c-type cytochrome has product MKRILPTLLATTALAAFSTSAMADLALAQSKNCMACHQVAVKVVGPAYKDVAKKYAGDKNAAAMLAAKIMKGGSGVWGPVPMPANPQVSEAEAKKLAAWVLSQK; this is encoded by the coding sequence ATGAAACGCATCCTGCCCACCCTGCTCGCCACCACCGCCCTCGCCGCCTTCAGCACCTCCGCCATGGCCGATCTGGCCCTGGCCCAGTCCAAGAACTGCATGGCCTGCCACCAGGTGGCGGTGAAAGTGGTCGGCCCCGCCTACAAGGACGTGGCCAAGAAGTACGCGGGCGACAAGAACGCCGCCGCCATGCTGGCCGCCAAGATCATGAAGGGTGGCTCCGGCGTCTGGGGTCCGGTGCCGATGCCGGCCAACCCCCAAGTCAGCGAAGCCGAGGCCAAGAAGCTGGCAGCCTGGGTGCTGAGCCAGAAGTAA